In Streptosporangiales bacterium, a single window of DNA contains:
- a CDS encoding NAD-binding protein: MASSIDPVCVVGLGNIGGSVAANLVDKGHDVVGFDLDPAARGRAADAGARVTGVFADAVSGAAAIVTSLPDARVVRSVWTGDDGLVACAAPGSFAVELSTIDPETMRDVAASAREVDLRVLDCAVSGGPAEARDGTLSLIVGAADDDLEAARPLLEDVGSVSHTGPVGTGKVVKLVNNLMSMGNVLVAAEAFAVGVAAGMDPQRLYDVLSVSGGRSHHFTKRFPKALTGDFSPGFTMRLGEKDLGLGLELARQVGVPAPSAATARQMYALALAEGLADDDIVALLRLYQKWADG; encoded by the coding sequence ATGGCCAGCAGCATCGACCCGGTGTGCGTCGTCGGGCTCGGCAACATCGGCGGGTCGGTCGCGGCCAACCTCGTCGACAAGGGACACGACGTGGTCGGCTTCGACCTCGACCCGGCGGCACGCGGTCGCGCGGCCGACGCCGGCGCGCGGGTGACCGGCGTGTTCGCCGACGCGGTGTCGGGCGCTGCCGCGATCGTCACGAGCCTGCCCGATGCCAGGGTGGTGCGGTCGGTGTGGACGGGTGACGACGGCCTCGTCGCGTGCGCCGCGCCCGGCTCGTTCGCGGTGGAGCTGAGCACGATCGACCCCGAGACGATGCGCGACGTCGCCGCATCCGCCCGCGAGGTCGACCTGCGGGTGCTCGACTGCGCCGTGAGCGGCGGTCCCGCCGAGGCGCGCGACGGCACGCTGTCGCTGATCGTCGGCGCGGCCGACGACGATCTCGAGGCGGCACGCCCGCTGCTCGAGGACGTCGGCTCGGTCTCGCACACCGGCCCGGTCGGCACGGGGAAGGTCGTCAAGCTCGTCAACAACCTGATGTCGATGGGCAACGTGCTCGTCGCGGCCGAGGCGTTCGCCGTCGGCGTCGCGGCGGGCATGGACCCGCAGCGGCTGTACGACGTCCTGTCGGTGAGCGGCGGGCGTTCGCACCACTTCACCAAGCGGTTCCCCAAGGCGCTGACCGGCGACTTCTCGCCGGGGTTCACGATGCGCCTGGGGGAGAAGGACCTCGGTCTCGGCCTGGAGCTCGCCCGCCAGGTGGGCGTGCCCGCGCCGTCCGCCGCCACGGCGCGCCAGATGTACGCGCTCGCGCTCGCCGAGGGCCTCGCCGACGACGACATCGTCGCCCTGCTGCGCCTGTACCAGAAGTGGGCGGACGGATGA
- a CDS encoding MBL fold metallo-hydrolase, translating to MHEVYAVKFAEHPHGSRGEYFHGSAAEPRDEPMQLDYYVWLVRSPDQDIVVDAGFTAETAARRKRTHFRAPSEALALLDTDCASVPYVVLSHFHYDHVGDVEAFGDARFVVQEREMAFWTGKYAWRKEFRRLIERDDIERLVRFGLDGRMLFVDGEHELVPGVRVHHMGGHTAGLQVVSVETAKGTVVLAADATHLYGNVENDAPFGIFTELPAMYDTFDAMRALASTPDLVVPGHDPDVLRRFDAVDGLDGVAVRVA from the coding sequence ATGCACGAGGTCTACGCGGTCAAGTTCGCCGAGCACCCGCACGGCTCGCGCGGGGAGTACTTCCACGGTTCCGCGGCCGAGCCGCGCGACGAGCCGATGCAGCTCGACTACTACGTCTGGCTCGTCCGCTCACCCGACCAGGACATCGTCGTCGACGCGGGGTTCACCGCGGAGACGGCCGCACGACGCAAGCGCACGCACTTCCGCGCGCCGTCGGAAGCGCTCGCGCTGCTCGACACCGACTGCGCGTCGGTGCCGTACGTCGTGCTGTCGCACTTCCACTACGACCACGTCGGTGACGTCGAGGCGTTCGGCGACGCGCGGTTCGTCGTGCAGGAGCGCGAGATGGCCTTCTGGACCGGGAAGTACGCGTGGCGCAAGGAGTTCCGCCGGCTGATCGAGCGCGACGACATCGAGCGGCTCGTCAGGTTCGGTCTCGACGGCCGGATGCTGTTCGTCGACGGCGAGCACGAGCTGGTGCCCGGCGTGCGCGTGCACCACATGGGCGGGCACACCGCGGGGCTGCAGGTCGTGAGCGTCGAGACCGCGAAGGGCACCGTCGTGCTCGCCGCGGACGCGACCCACCTCTACGGCAACGTCGAGAACGACGCGCCGTTCGGCATCTTCACCGAGCTGCCGGCGATGTACGACACGTTCGACGCGATGCGCGCGCTGGCGAGCACGCCCGACCTCGTCGTCCCCGGGCACGATCCCGACGTGCTCCGCAGGTTCGACGCGGTCGACGGGCTCGACGGCGTCGCGGTACGCGTCGCGTAA